The following coding sequences are from one Pseudomonadota bacterium window:
- a CDS encoding phosphoglycolate phosphatase: MSLPKPELVVLDLDGTLVDSAPDLAYSIDAMLIQLGLPPQGEDRVKTWIGSGAERLVKRALTGDLYAEPEEALFQTAVALFSDIYGQNTCRRSRLYPGVREGLDYLLATNRKLGCVTNKRERFTQPLLKSLGIFENFAVVVGGDSLAAKKPDPLPLLHVANATGVAAGRSLMVGDSVNDVTAARAAGFSVVCVRYGYNNGEDIADTRPDAIVDSLAELVTLI; encoded by the coding sequence GGCACGCTGGTCGATAGCGCCCCCGACCTCGCTTACAGCATCGACGCGATGCTGATCCAGTTGGGACTGCCGCCGCAAGGCGAGGATCGGGTAAAGACCTGGATCGGGAGCGGGGCGGAACGCTTGGTTAAACGCGCTCTCACGGGAGATCTGTATGCCGAACCCGAGGAAGCACTTTTCCAAACTGCCGTTGCGCTCTTCTCGGATATTTATGGGCAGAACACATGCCGGCGAAGCCGCCTGTACCCAGGCGTACGCGAAGGGCTCGATTATCTCCTCGCAACGAACCGCAAGCTTGGTTGTGTCACCAATAAACGCGAGCGGTTCACGCAACCACTTCTGAAATCATTGGGGATCTTCGAGAATTTCGCGGTCGTGGTTGGCGGCGACAGCTTGGCCGCCAAGAAACCCGACCCGCTGCCTCTTTTACACGTCGCGAACGCAACCGGGGTCGCCGCGGGAAGAAGTCTAATGGTCGGGGATTCGGTCAACGACGTAACAGCCGCCCGTGCGGCCGGGTTTTCGGTGGTCTGCGTGCGCTACGGATACAATAACGGCGAAGACATTGCGGACACTCGACCGGATGCCATCGTTGACTCGTTGGCCGAGCTGGTAACTTTGATCTAA